From a single Drosophila sulfurigaster albostrigata strain 15112-1811.04 chromosome 3, ASM2355843v2, whole genome shotgun sequence genomic region:
- the LOC133843899 gene encoding odorant receptor 46a isoform X2 has translation MTLNFDSEVQVFYEGQKRILNFYSIWPQKTRCQRLMHSIHFWHVFSFWIMLFNLILMLHIVINIGNMNEIVKGFFVLATCLAYTHKVYSVKVNNVALLQLFEDLHAAHFRPEDAEEELIFVAARKLSYALYKYYGIISVTALTMLLITQYAIDNTQLPLATYHPFSAERGTFGYIFMYWYQCVALSLSCFVNICFDSLCCSMFIFIKCQLDILALRLQRLGYDCDEIVELPLRDQLKHCIEHYMRVVELSANIEALIYKPISSQIFCSVLVLTANFYAMSLLSDDKLVFLKFFIYQSCMLIQVFILCYFAGEIVQRSTELPHELYKSNWVHWSRSNRRLMLMFMQRLDTAIRIRTFNASHAFDLALFSSIVNCSYSYFALLKRVNS, from the exons ATGACGCTGAATTTCGATAGCGAAGTGCAAGTTTTTTATGAAGGacaaaaaagaattttgaaCTTTTACTCAATATGGCCGCAGAAGACGAGATGTCAACGTTTAATGCATAGCATACATTTCTGGCACGTTTTCAGTTTCTGGATAATGCTCTTCAATCTGATATTGATGCTGCACATTGTCATTAATATTGGCAACATGAATGAGATAGTTAAGGGATTCTTTGTGCTAGCCACTTGCTTGGCTTACACACACAAG GTTTATTCCGTCAAGGTGAACAATGTGGCTTTGTTGCAACTCTTTGAGGATCTTCATGCCGCACACTTTCGACCCGAGGATGCCGAGGAGGAGCTGATCTTTGTGGCAGCCCGAAAACTTAGCTATGCTCTCTATAAATATTATGGCATCATTTCAGTGACGGCTTTGACAATGCTTCTGATCACTCAATATGCCATCGATAATACGCAATTGCCGTTGGCAACTTATCATCCATTTAGCGCGGAACGGGGGACTTTTGGCTACATCTTCATGTATTGGTATCAATGTGTCGCCTTATCGTTGTCCTGCTTCGTGAACATATGCTTTGATTCCCTCTGCTGTTCCATGTTCATCTTCATCAAGTGCCAATTGGATATTTTGGCATTGCGACTCCAGAGATTGGGATACGATTGTGACGAGATTGTTGAGTTGCCGCTGCGAGATCAGCTTAAGCATTGCATCGAGCATTACATGAGAGTTGTGGAGCTGTCTGCCAATATCGAAGCACTCATCTACAAGCCCATATCATCGCAGATATTCTGTTCGGTTCTGGTGCTGACAGCCAACTTCTATGCCATGTCCTTG TTATCCGATGACAAATTGGTTTTTCTCAAGTTTTTCATCTACCAAAGCTGCATGTTGATTCAGGTTTTCATACTCTGCTACTTTGCCGG TGAGATTGTGCAGCGTAGCACTGAGCTGCCCCATGAGCTGTACAAGAGCAATTGGGTGCACTGGTCACGTTCCAATCGACGCCTGATGCTGATGTTTATGCAACGCCTGGACACCGCAATACGCATAAGGACCTTTAATGCGAGTCACGCCTTCGACTTGGCGCTGTTCAGTTCG ATTGTGAACTGCTCGTACAGTTACTTTGCATTGCTCAAGAGGGTCAACAGTTAA
- the LOC133843900 gene encoding uncharacterized protein LOC133843900 isoform X2 gives MVEVTNRLFTYRDEAGAYQLLRTETVPSGLTLHMFCHGGDVIEAQCQDDGQFSARFPMRCSKPMVANAKPVRDNECAGQMYSIGHQINGAHLELFRSCYDATNGRVLYAESDVYYKSYFPRRPFVDVTTDEIVTPAEGTSYIKSNIYRVFCSIFGNEQKYWPSPYHLIINRGHLVASADFLFVDQMSSTFRYINFVPQCKSINDGNWEKIERWVRSQIPRSSPFHIKTGGIDVLNLADVNGYDRPVYLYNSKLPVPQWIYKVVRDVASGKRIYVFLSFNSVFQRNPPSVPDFCQAVSCPFYLWQDSEKGYIFCCNPEKFQF, from the exons ATGGTTGAGGTCACAAATCGTCTATTTACATATCGTGATGAAGCAGGAGCTTATCAATTGCTGCGCACAGAAACTGTGCCCAGCGGATTAACGCTTCACATGTTTTGCCATGGCGGAGATGTGATTGAGGCTCAATGTCAGGATGATGGCCAATTTTCAGCACGTTTTCCCATGCGGTGCTCCAAACCAATGGTGGCAAATGCGAAACCTGTGCGTGACAATGAATGTGCCGGGCAAATGTATTCGATTGGCCATCAGATTAATGGAGCCCACTTGGAACTCTTTCGATCCTGCTACGATGCTACGAACGGACGCGTTTTGTACGCCGAGAGCGATGTCTATTACAAGTCCTATT TTCCGCGGCGTCCATTTGTGGACGTCACCACCGATGAGATTGTGACACCAGCCGAAGGCACATCCTATATAAAGAGCAATATTTACCGTGTCTTCTGCTCCATCTTTGGCaatgaacaaaaatattgGCCTAGTCCTTATCATTTGATCATCAATCGTGGTCATTTGGTTGCCTCAGCGGATTTTCTATTTGTCGATCAAATGTCGAGCACCTTTCGCTACATCAACTTTGTGCCGCAGTGTAAATCCATCAACGATGGCAACTGGGAGAAGATTGAGCGTTGGGTGCGCAGTCAAATCCCCAGATCATCTCCATTTCATATCAAAACTGGTGGCATCGATGTGTTAAACTTAGCCGATGTGAATGGCTACGATCGCCCAGTTTATTTGTACAACTCAAAGTTGCCAGTTCCACAATGGATCTATAAAGTGGTCAGAGATGTCGCAAGTGGCAAGAGAATCTATGTATTTCTTTCCTTCAACAGCGTCTTCCAAAGAAATCCGCCAAGTGTGCCTGACTTTTGTCAGGCTGTCTCTTGTCCATTCTACTTATGGCAAGACTCCGAGAAaggatatatattttgctgcAATCcagaaaaatttcaattttaa
- the LOC133843899 gene encoding odorant receptor 46a isoform X5, with protein sequence MVCGQQRLAAGDALLNFLRAQLVMLSMRLENLGAALTPLDDHRIAKELRECCVYYARIERLRDMVDGFIKIPGSVQLFCTILVLVSNFYEMSTHADETAFIMKIVTYQFAMLLQIFIVCNAANEVTYQSSLLGHTLYNSEWTTWNKDNRKMCLLMMLRFDDPLWVRTINHTQSFSLPTFSSIVNCSYSYFALLKRVNS encoded by the exons ATGGTTTGTGGACAGCAGCGCCTTGCCGCTGGTGAT GCTTTGCTGAACTTTTTGCGTGCACAGTTGGTGATGCTATCGATGCGGCTGGAGAATTTGGGTGCTGCTCTGACGCCTTTGGATGATCATCGCATAGCGAAGGAATTGCGGGAGTGTTGCGTTTACTATGCGCGCATTGAGCGACTCAGGGATATGGTGGATGGTTTCATTAAAATTCCCGGTTCGGTGCAATTGTTTTGTACCATTCTGGTGCTCGTTTCGAACTTCTATGAAATGTCTACGCACGCGGACGAAACGGCTTTCATCATGAAGATTGTAACGTATCAGTTTGCAATGCTGCTGCAAATCTTCATTGTTTGCAATGCGGCCAACGAGGTCACTTATCAGAGCTCGCTTTTGGGTCATACCCTTTACAATTCGGAGTGGACTACTTGGAACAAGGACAATCGCAAGATGTGTTTACTGATGATGCTGCGCTTCGATGATCCGCTTTGGGTGCGCACCATAAATCATACACAGAGTTTTAGTTTGCCTACATTTTCATCT ATTGTGAACTGCTCGTACAGTTACTTTGCATTGCTCAAGAGGGTCAACAGTTAA
- the LOC133843899 gene encoding odorant receptor 46a isoform X3 — MTLNFDSEVQVFYEGQKRILNFYSIWPQKTRCQRLMHSIHFWHVFSFWIMLFNLILMLHIVINIGNMNEIVKGFFVLATCLAYTHKVYSVKVNNVALLQLFEDLHAAHFRPEDAEEELIFVAARKLSYALYKYYGIISVTALTMLLITQYAIDNTQLPLATYHPFSAERGTFGYIFMYWYQCVALSLSCFVNICFDSLCCSMFIFIKCQLDILALRLQRLGYDCDEIVELPLRDQLKHCIEHYMRVVELSANIEALIYKPISSQIFCSVLVLTANFYAMSLLSDDKLVFLKFFIYQSCMLIQVFILCYFAGEIVQRSTELPHELYKSNWVHWSRSNRRLMLMFMQRLDTAIRIRTFNASHAFDLALFSSSSLSCVVLA; from the exons ATGACGCTGAATTTCGATAGCGAAGTGCAAGTTTTTTATGAAGGacaaaaaagaattttgaaCTTTTACTCAATATGGCCGCAGAAGACGAGATGTCAACGTTTAATGCATAGCATACATTTCTGGCACGTTTTCAGTTTCTGGATAATGCTCTTCAATCTGATATTGATGCTGCACATTGTCATTAATATTGGCAACATGAATGAGATAGTTAAGGGATTCTTTGTGCTAGCCACTTGCTTGGCTTACACACACAAG GTTTATTCCGTCAAGGTGAACAATGTGGCTTTGTTGCAACTCTTTGAGGATCTTCATGCCGCACACTTTCGACCCGAGGATGCCGAGGAGGAGCTGATCTTTGTGGCAGCCCGAAAACTTAGCTATGCTCTCTATAAATATTATGGCATCATTTCAGTGACGGCTTTGACAATGCTTCTGATCACTCAATATGCCATCGATAATACGCAATTGCCGTTGGCAACTTATCATCCATTTAGCGCGGAACGGGGGACTTTTGGCTACATCTTCATGTATTGGTATCAATGTGTCGCCTTATCGTTGTCCTGCTTCGTGAACATATGCTTTGATTCCCTCTGCTGTTCCATGTTCATCTTCATCAAGTGCCAATTGGATATTTTGGCATTGCGACTCCAGAGATTGGGATACGATTGTGACGAGATTGTTGAGTTGCCGCTGCGAGATCAGCTTAAGCATTGCATCGAGCATTACATGAGAGTTGTGGAGCTGTCTGCCAATATCGAAGCACTCATCTACAAGCCCATATCATCGCAGATATTCTGTTCGGTTCTGGTGCTGACAGCCAACTTCTATGCCATGTCCTTG TTATCCGATGACAAATTGGTTTTTCTCAAGTTTTTCATCTACCAAAGCTGCATGTTGATTCAGGTTTTCATACTCTGCTACTTTGCCGG TGAGATTGTGCAGCGTAGCACTGAGCTGCCCCATGAGCTGTACAAGAGCAATTGGGTGCACTGGTCACGTTCCAATCGACGCCTGATGCTGATGTTTATGCAACGCCTGGACACCGCAATACGCATAAGGACCTTTAATGCGAGTCACGCCTTCGACTTGGCGCTGTTCAGTTCG AGCTCATTATCCTGCGTTGTCCTTGCATAA
- the LOC133843900 gene encoding uncharacterized protein LOC133843900 isoform X1, producing MKIYFLIQFIVLLTFALSIKGDCKINSNMVEVTNRLFTYRDEAGAYQLLRTETVPSGLTLHMFCHGGDVIEAQCQDDGQFSARFPMRCSKPMVANAKPVRDNECAGQMYSIGHQINGAHLELFRSCYDATNGRVLYAESDVYYKSYFPRRPFVDVTTDEIVTPAEGTSYIKSNIYRVFCSIFGNEQKYWPSPYHLIINRGHLVASADFLFVDQMSSTFRYINFVPQCKSINDGNWEKIERWVRSQIPRSSPFHIKTGGIDVLNLADVNGYDRPVYLYNSKLPVPQWIYKVVRDVASGKRIYVFLSFNSVFQRNPPSVPDFCQAVSCPFYLWQDSEKGYIFCCNPEKFQF from the exons ATGAagatttatttcttaatacaatttattgttttgctgaCATTCGCGCTAA GCATTAAAGGGGATTGTAAAATTAATTCGAATATGGTTGAGGTCACAAATCGTCTATTTACATATCGTGATGAAGCAGGAGCTTATCAATTGCTGCGCACAGAAACTGTGCCCAGCGGATTAACGCTTCACATGTTTTGCCATGGCGGAGATGTGATTGAGGCTCAATGTCAGGATGATGGCCAATTTTCAGCACGTTTTCCCATGCGGTGCTCCAAACCAATGGTGGCAAATGCGAAACCTGTGCGTGACAATGAATGTGCCGGGCAAATGTATTCGATTGGCCATCAGATTAATGGAGCCCACTTGGAACTCTTTCGATCCTGCTACGATGCTACGAACGGACGCGTTTTGTACGCCGAGAGCGATGTCTATTACAAGTCCTATT TTCCGCGGCGTCCATTTGTGGACGTCACCACCGATGAGATTGTGACACCAGCCGAAGGCACATCCTATATAAAGAGCAATATTTACCGTGTCTTCTGCTCCATCTTTGGCaatgaacaaaaatattgGCCTAGTCCTTATCATTTGATCATCAATCGTGGTCATTTGGTTGCCTCAGCGGATTTTCTATTTGTCGATCAAATGTCGAGCACCTTTCGCTACATCAACTTTGTGCCGCAGTGTAAATCCATCAACGATGGCAACTGGGAGAAGATTGAGCGTTGGGTGCGCAGTCAAATCCCCAGATCATCTCCATTTCATATCAAAACTGGTGGCATCGATGTGTTAAACTTAGCCGATGTGAATGGCTACGATCGCCCAGTTTATTTGTACAACTCAAAGTTGCCAGTTCCACAATGGATCTATAAAGTGGTCAGAGATGTCGCAAGTGGCAAGAGAATCTATGTATTTCTTTCCTTCAACAGCGTCTTCCAAAGAAATCCGCCAAGTGTGCCTGACTTTTGTCAGGCTGTCTCTTGTCCATTCTACTTATGGCAAGACTCCGAGAAaggatatatattttgctgcAATCcagaaaaatttcaattttaa
- the LOC133843906 gene encoding uncharacterized protein LOC133843906 has product MEKSEIRLQRMSNEYQSQSSYMYLRNKMLLKIENTLLRSHRQRETTGIKKLYNSFFVLF; this is encoded by the coding sequence ATGGAGAAATCTGAAATACGACTGCAACGCATGTCAAATGAATATCAATCGCAATCGAGCTATATGTATCTGAGGAACAAAATGCtgttaaaaattgaaaacactCTACTTCGAAGCCATCGTCAGCGTGAGACCACTGGGATTAAGAAACTATACAATTCgttttttgtgctcttttAA
- the LOC133843897 gene encoding putative uncharacterized protein DDB_G0277255 — MALSFLSQNSGLLDLQSIFDPQYSLQQHQQQQQQQLHLTSQQQQQQSSQQRTSTKFDLSIFNDFDQMEFNNNLSRNHNQFQNNNNSINNNNSNHNSTTTNNNNNTIHTHQTNGENLNQVQNRHFISGYHHQHIGSDYEQVINFVDSPPNSEESWTDAQSKESPGPQIIDVRTIYSNSGSRKRRMDWDSLDIGQSENSPTTQSGDLPNKVQQHEKDKHKREKHSGRSSWSDDIGFDLNAEFNSNSYLNNENFLSFSPSLTVLKQEPQTEQLKPSPKDQSTGNSAAAAAAAVVNIGKIDKSPLGDANHSPQRAQDTATGATGKHELNSVNICGCGSPQGSPAATDFELNCNANGNGNGAEKGKSAAGIEAYAQASRSGLQQQLSVVEEAKIEPSSSGGAARAEDNKFQYILAAATSIATKNNEETLTYLNQGQSYEIKLKKIGDLSFYRDKILKSVIKICFHERRLQFMEREQMQQWQQSRPGDRIIEVDVPLSYGLCHVSQPLSSNSLNTVEIFWDPLKEVGVYIKVNCISTEFTPKKHGGEKGVPFRLQIETYIENSTTSSGGNNNNNNNSSSSSSSSSSTSSNSNSSSNNNNNGSTTTSNNNNNNTNNLTITSPGTPDNRAAGNGGSGSSGNIAALAALNGKQAVHAAACQIKVFKLKGADRKHKQDREKIQKRPQAEQEKFQPSYECTIMNDISLDLVTPATTTTGCYSPEYMKLWPNSPVHIPKYDGMLPFASSASPATSSSPIAINSVTSTNSPTLKLMDATNMVSPQHVPADMDDYNQNIMPESMPAQVTQWLTQHRLTAYLTTFAHFSGADILRMSKEDLIQICGLADGIRMYNILRAKTIAPRLTLYASMDGCSFNAIYLLSNTAKELQQKLYKLPGFYEFMAKGGSAGGMENGGVAAAAALYNNWGMHSKFSGSGSNIFNEVNKSCVYISGPSGVHVSITDEVLNNEIKDGSLYALDVQAGKVVLKLINKQDNN, encoded by the exons ATGGCGCTTTCGTTTCTTTCGCAAAATTCCGGCCTCTTGGATTTACAAAGCATATTTGATCCACAATATTCattgcaacaacatcaacaacaacaacaacagcagctacatttaacatcacaacaacaacaacaacaatcatcaCAACAACGCACTTCAACGAAATTCGATTTAAGCATCTTTAACGACTTTGACCAAATGgaattcaacaacaatttgagtCGAAACCataatcaatttcaaaataataataatagtataaataataataacagtaaCCACAATTCAActaccaccaacaacaataacaacaccatACATACGCACCAGACCAACGGTGAAAATCTGAATCAG GTCCAAAATCGTCATTTTATCAGCGGCTATCATCATCAGCATATTGGATCGGATTATGAGCAAGTGATTAACTTTGTTGACTCACCACCGAATTCTGAGGAATCTTGGACAG ACGCACAGTCCAAGGAATCGCCAGGACCCCAAATAATCGACGTTAGAACAATTTACTCCAACAGTGGTTCACGCAAAAGACGAATGGATTGGGACTCATTAGATATCGGTCAAAGTGAAAATTCGCCGACAACACAATCTGGCGACTTACCCAATAAGGTGCAACAGCACGAGAAGGATAAACACAAGAGAGAGAAGCATTCAG GTCGCAGCAGCTGGAGCGACGACATAGGCTTCGATTTGAACGCAGAGTTTAATAGCAACTCATATTTGAACAA TGAGAACTTTTTATCGTTCTCCCCGAGCCTGACGGTTCTCAAACAGGAGCCGCAAACGGAGCAGCTCAAGCCAAGTCCCAAGGATCAAAGCACTGGCAAttccgccgctgctgctgctgctgctgtggtaaACATTGGCAAGATCGACAAATCGCCATTGGGCGATGCCAATCATTCGCCACAGCGTGCTCAGGACACAGCAACGGGGGCAACGGGCAAACATGAGTTGAACTCGGTCAACATTTGTGGCTGTGGCTCGCCGCAGGGTTCGCCAGCCGCAACGGACTTTGAACTGAATTGCAATgccaatggaaatggaaatggcgcCGAGAAAGGCAAATCGGCAGCTGGCATTGAGGCCTATGCACAGGCGT CACGCTCGggattgcagcagcagctgagcgTTGTCGAGGAGGCCAAGATAGAGCCATCCTCATCGGGCGGTGCCGCACGTGCAGAGGATAACAA ATTCCAGTACATTTTGGCAGCGGCCACCTCGATTGCAACAAAGAACAACGAGGAGACTTTGACCTATCTGAATCAGGGTCAAAGCTATGAGatcaaattgaagaaaattgGAGATTTATCGTTCTATCGTGATAAGATTTTGAAG AGCGTTATCAAAATCTGTTTCCATGAGCGTCGATTGCAGTTCATGGAACGTGAGCAGatgcaacaatggcaacaatcaCGTCCTGGCGATCGCATCATTGAAGTGGATGTTCCGCTCTCATACGGCTTGTGTCATGTGTCGCAGCCATTGAGCTCGAATTCATTGAATACGGTGGAGATCTTCTGGGATCCATTGAAGGAGGTCGGTGTTTACATCAAGGTCAATTGCATATCAACTGAATTTACACCAAAGAAGCACGGCGGCGAAAAGGGTGTTCCATTTCGACTACAGATTGAAACTTATATAGAAAATTCGACGACAAGCagcggtggcaacaacaataacaacaacaacagcagcagcagctcgagcagcagcagcagcaccagcagcaatagcaacagcagcagcaacaacaacaacaatggcagtACAAcaactagcaacaacaacaacaacaacactaacaactTAACAATCACTTCACCCGGCACACCCGACAATCGTGCGGCGGGAAATggcggcagtggcagcagcggcaacattGCCGCACTTGCCGCACTCAACGGCAAACAGGCGGTGCATGCAGCTGCCTGTCAGATTAAG GTATTCAAGCTGAAGGGCGCCGATCGCAAGCATAAGCAAGATCGCGAAAAGATCCAAAAGCGTCCACAGGCCGAGCAGGAGAAATTCCAGCCCAGCTACGAGTGCACCATCATGAATGATATATCATTGGATCTGGTAACGCCAGCGACCACAACAACCGGCTGCTACAGTCCCGAATA TATGAAATTGTGGCCAAATTCGCCGgttcatataccaaaatacgaTGGAATGCTGCCATTTGCGAGCAGCGCATCACCGGCGACCAGCAGCAGTCCAATTGCAATCAATTCAGTGACATCAACAAATTCGCCAACATTGAAACTAATGGATGCCACAAACATGGTATCGCCGCAGCATGTGCCAGCGGATATGGATGATTAC AATCAGAACATAATGCCGGAATCGATGCCAGCACAAGTGACACAATGGCTGACCCAACATCGTCTGACGGCCTATCTCACCACTTTTGCCCACTTCTCGGGCGCCGATATTTTGCG CATGTCCAAGGAGGATCTGATACAAATCTGTGGACTAGCCGATGGCATACGCATGTATAATATTCTGCGCGCTAA AACAATTGCACCACGTCTGACTCTCTACGCCAGCATGGATGGCTGCAGCTTCAATGCTATATATTTGCTCTCCAACACGGCCAAAGAGCTGCAGCAGAAGCTTTACAAGTTACCTGGTTTTTACGAGTTCATGGCCAAGGGCGGCTCCGCTGGAGGTATGGAGAATGGAggcgtggcagctgcagctgcactctACAACAATTGGGGCATGCATTCAAAGTTCTCCGGCAGCGGGTCGAACATCTTCAACGAGGTGAACAAGAGTTGTGTGTACATTTCGGGACCGTCTGGCGTTCATGTCAGCATCACCGATGAGGTGCTCAACAATGAGATCAAGGATGGCAGCCTCTATGCATTGGATGTGCAGGCGGGCAAAGTTGTATTGAAATTGATCAATAAGCAGGATAATAAttga
- the LOC133843899 gene encoding odorant receptor 46a isoform X4, protein MNRAEHREITESFYKYQVRYFEILGLWQLRPDATKRQQMLHLLRYLLFLGIVSVMLVFFAIHVLANIDQLTVIMQVFFLFATEMSCMVKLLSIRLRRREHAQLLDEMHSSVFRPRTAEETLTFKGAAQMAINMRNYYGAMSIQAAALLLVMQWFVDSSALPLALLNFLRAQLVMLSMRLENLGAALTPLDDHRIAKELRECCVYYARIERLRDMVDGFIKIPGSVQLFCTILVLVSNFYEMSTHADETAFIMKIVTYQFAMLLQIFIVCNAANEVTYQSSLLGHTLYNSEWTTWNKDNRKMCLLMMLRFDDPLWVRTINHTQSFSLPTFSSIVNCSYSYFALLKRVNS, encoded by the exons ATGAACCGCGCAGAGCACCGAGAGATTACCGAAAGTTTCTACAAGTATCAGGTGCGATATTTTGAGATTTTGGGCTTGTGGCAACTGCGTCCAGATGCCACAAAGCGGCAGCAGATGTTGCATCTTCTGCGCTATTTGCTCTTCTTGGGCATTGTGTCGGTCATGTTGGTCTTTTTCGCAATACACGTGTTGGCCAACATCGATCAGCTGACCGTGATAATGCAAGTGTTCTTCTTGTTTGCCACCGAAATGTCCTGCATGGTCAAGTTGCTCAGCATACGTCTGAGGCGTCGGGAACATGCTCAACTGCTGGATGAGATGCATTCCAGCGTCTTTAGGCCAAGAACTGCGGAGGAAACGTTGACTTTCAAAGGTGCCGCTCAGATGGCCATCAATATGCGCAATTACTATGGTGCCATGTCGATTCAGGCTGCCGCATTGCTACTGGTGATGCAATGGTTTGTGGACAGCAGCGCCTTGCCGCTG GCTTTGCTGAACTTTTTGCGTGCACAGTTGGTGATGCTATCGATGCGGCTGGAGAATTTGGGTGCTGCTCTGACGCCTTTGGATGATCATCGCATAGCGAAGGAATTGCGGGAGTGTTGCGTTTACTATGCGCGCATTGAGCGACTCAGGGATATGGTGGATGGTTTCATTAAAATTCCCGGTTCGGTGCAATTGTTTTGTACCATTCTGGTGCTCGTTTCGAACTTCTATGAAATGTCTACGCACGCGGACGAAACGGCTTTCATCATGAAGATTGTAACGTATCAGTTTGCAATGCTGCTGCAAATCTTCATTGTTTGCAATGCGGCCAACGAGGTCACTTATCAGAGCTCGCTTTTGGGTCATACCCTTTACAATTCGGAGTGGACTACTTGGAACAAGGACAATCGCAAGATGTGTTTACTGATGATGCTGCGCTTCGATGATCCGCTTTGGGTGCGCACCATAAATCATACACAGAGTTTTAGTTTGCCTACATTTTCATCT ATTGTGAACTGCTCGTACAGTTACTTTGCATTGCTCAAGAGGGTCAACAGTTAA
- the LOC133843899 gene encoding odorant receptor 46a isoform X1 produces MNRAEHREITESFYKYQVRYFEILGLWQLRPDATKRQQMLHLLRYLLFLGIVSVMLVFFAIHVLANIDQLTVIMQVFFLFATEMSCMVKLLSIRLRRREHAQLLDEMHSSVFRPRTAEETLTFKGAAQMAINMRNYYGAMSIQAAALLLVMQWFVDSSALPLVMYEPCDLANSSCYYVLYTYHLLSLLPTCWLNIAFDSMSQALLNFLRAQLVMLSMRLENLGAALTPLDDHRIAKELRECCVYYARIERLRDMVDGFIKIPGSVQLFCTILVLVSNFYEMSTHADETAFIMKIVTYQFAMLLQIFIVCNAANEVTYQSSLLGHTLYNSEWTTWNKDNRKMCLLMMLRFDDPLWVRTINHTQSFSLPTFSSIVNCSYSYFALLKRVNS; encoded by the exons ATGAACCGCGCAGAGCACCGAGAGATTACCGAAAGTTTCTACAAGTATCAGGTGCGATATTTTGAGATTTTGGGCTTGTGGCAACTGCGTCCAGATGCCACAAAGCGGCAGCAGATGTTGCATCTTCTGCGCTATTTGCTCTTCTTGGGCATTGTGTCGGTCATGTTGGTCTTTTTCGCAATACACGTGTTGGCCAACATCGATCAGCTGACCGTGATAATGCAAGTGTTCTTCTTGTTTGCCACCGAAATGTCCTGCATGGTCAAGTTGCTCAGCATACGTCTGAGGCGTCGGGAACATGCTCAACTGCTGGATGAGATGCATTCCAGCGTCTTTAGGCCAAGAACTGCGGAGGAAACGTTGACTTTCAAAGGTGCCGCTCAGATGGCCATCAATATGCGCAATTACTATGGTGCCATGTCGATTCAGGCTGCCGCATTGCTACTGGTGATGCAATGGTTTGTGGACAGCAGCGCCTTGCCGCTGGTGATGTACGAGCCTTGTGATCTGGCAAATTCGAGTTGTTACTACGTTCTCTACACGTATCATCTGTTGTCATTGCTGCCCACTTGCTGGCTGAACATTGCCTTCGATTCCATGTCACAGGCTTTGCTGAACTTTTTGCGTGCACAGTTGGTGATGCTATCGATGCGGCTGGAGAATTTGGGTGCTGCTCTGACGCCTTTGGATGATCATCGCATAGCGAAGGAATTGCGGGAGTGTTGCGTTTACTATGCGCGCATTGAGCGACTCAGGGATATGGTGGATGGTTTCATTAAAATTCCCGGTTCGGTGCAATTGTTTTGTACCATTCTGGTGCTCGTTTCGAACTTCTATGAAATGTCTACGCACGCGGACGAAACGGCTTTCATCATGAAGATTGTAACGTATCAGTTTGCAATGCTGCTGCAAATCTTCATTGTTTGCAATGCGGCCAACGAGGTCACTTATCAGAGCTCGCTTTTGGGTCATACCCTTTACAATTCGGAGTGGACTACTTGGAACAAGGACAATCGCAAGATGTGTTTACTGATGATGCTGCGCTTCGATGATCCGCTTTGGGTGCGCACCATAAATCATACACAGAGTTTTAGTTTGCCTACATTTTCATCT ATTGTGAACTGCTCGTACAGTTACTTTGCATTGCTCAAGAGGGTCAACAGTTAA